In the genome of Juglans microcarpa x Juglans regia isolate MS1-56 chromosome 6S, Jm3101_v1.0, whole genome shotgun sequence, the window aaATATGAAATAGGAttaatgtatttgtttttaagttaaaaatgatataattgtaattttgagtaaaaaattaACGGGTCTAAACGAGTCACTAAAAGGTTAAGGGCTTGACTTGTTAGTGACACATTAATTAATCTTGTCTTAACGGGTCAGCCTGCTTTGACCCAAACTCGTTAGCATTAAACTTAAATCTGCTAATTTTGTATCTTGTTTGCGTTAAATTAATGGGTCGTATcgcatattgccacccctaaacCATACAAATGAAGAGCATTATGACTGATGTTAGGCAGGCCTAAGAATCATCATGGTattaaacccaaaaataaaaatttatgctCATATGGTCAAATATCTTGTCTAcacatatttattttagaattacaACTATATTACTCAAATTAATCGTTCATTTTGCCTCATTGACGCGTCgtctgaaaatataaaaaaagagaaagattgAGGTTGTTTCTAGTTGTTAAActaaactcaattcatctcaaatcaataGGGTTGTAAGTCGATCGGTCTGGACCAAAAAATTGACTGGACCGAGTGGCTCGGTTTGACCTGGTTTGAATCGAAATAGAGACCAGTCGGTCTCGTTCCATAGGTTAGGAAAATTTAGATTTTCGATTCAATTTTGGTCTAAGGTTTTCCAACCTCGGACCAGACCgattgaatatgaaaaatatatattttaaaatatatattacatatattatttatataataattatataattaattatgtaatttttatcaaatctatcaccattaacaatataaaattttacatatgttattaacaaattaatattttatcaattaattaatgtatgatatcaattaattaacttaTCACCAATTCtctattaactaattactaacaagtaacatattttatatattatttgtatataatttaatatattatttttatatagtaattatataagttaataatgtaattttcatctaatttattatcattgaccatataataGTTTTTTATTGAGTTACTTACATAATCcaaattaataattcacttaattttaattttataatttaattactttttaattaatttatttgaaaaaaatgaaggaaaaaaaataattgggccgGACCAAACAGACCGATAGCTACTAGTctgggaaaaatgatggactaaAAATTTTTGTCCATCACCTTTAAGACCATACCAGACAAGACCGAACCAGACTGATTTACACTcctgcaaattaattaattattgatgagactaactagtttttcaatttcttataaaaaagttaaacccatctcaacttgCTTAAtacatttcaatctaaaaaaaattcatttcaatctaaaaaagttaaacttatcttaatgaaatttataaaatactattatttacaattgaACTCAACCGATATGTGATGTAAAATTCTAAGCTACCATAGGTTTTCTCTACCCTCtttattgtttgtatttttaatatatttttaaaactttttgtaaTAAATGACGTGGCACCACTAGTGAATAGACGGGATATAATTGAGGCAAGAACTACTACAAATACaaatagattacataaaaataaatctacaaactgacgtgacttaaCGACTTAAAGAGATCTGTTGAGACTAagttactttacaataaaaataattttacatctgacgtatcacatcaactcacgtcaatttatagatttattattatataatctttttatagttaaaatatttctcaataaagacataataataaaatttctctatttaatatatattaattcaaaagtaaacaaaaattgcaaattTTCTTACCTTTCGGCCTTCGGGTGCCTTTGGGTCTTTGCCTAGCTATAACCATCCAGCATGAATCATTGCTGCATTGAGAAGTCACAGAGCATGGGGAAAAGGAGGACGCCGACGCTTCAATCAACAATATTATCGCATTCCATCTCAAAACTTAATCCAGGTAACCATTGATTCAGTTTTTTCGGCAATCAAAGCAAATGTTTCGTTTAATTTCCGTAAAGCTGCCCCAACAATTAAGGCGCAGAGCTTCACCAATCTGCCATGGCCACTTATTCTCAACCTcctctctcaagcccatctCAGACCCCCCTAATTCCACGGACCCAAAATCTCTTACAGTTTCCTTCCTCCGAGACTCGTGTGGGTTGTCCTTAGAATTGGCCACTTCAGCTTCCAAGAAGCTCAACATTGAGAACGTAGAGAATCCCAACTCCGTTCTGAATCTGTTGAGAACTCACGGTTTGACGCAGAACCACATCATGCACTTAATTAGTAGTCGTCCATTATTGCTTTCGGCCGATTTAGGCAATACCCTTAAGCCCAACATGGAGTTGTTTAAATCCTTAGGGTTCTCTGGCGCTAACCTCGCCAAAATGCTCACCAGATACCCAAATTTGCTAGTGAGTGATGCATACACTGCTTTTGACTTTTTTAGAGCACATGGTTTTAGTGATAAGCAAATAAAAACTTTGACTATGAAGTGTCCCGAACTTTATGTGTATAATGCTCAAAAGATTCTTCAGCcaaagttggagtttttcaaaTCGTTAGGTCTTTCAGATCTTGAAATTACAAAGCTTTTATCCGTAGACCCGTATATTCTAACAAGGAGCCTCGAAAAACAAATAATTCCGTGTATTCAAGAGCTTAGGCGGTTTCTCGGAACTGACGAGAATGTCTTAAAGGCTATAAGGAGATGTTATGGAGTAATTCAATCAGACGTGGTGCATATATTACAGCCCAACATCAATAAGTTGATAAGCCATGGTGTTCCCCAGTCATTAGTTTTGAAACTCTTCTTTATAAGACCATTGTCACTAAATAGTATCTGTGGCAATCGGTTTAGTGAGATTGTTAATGAAGTTATGAAATTGGGTTTTGATCCCAATTGTCTGAAATTTGTTCTAGCCATCGTGTCCATGTCACTAAATGGTAAAACACTATGGGAGCAGAAGGTGGAAGCTTTTAGAAGTTTTGGTTTGTCAGACGATGATATTTGTTCAGCATTCAAGCGGCAACCCTTGTGTATGGCTATTTCggagaagaagatcaagaaaatgaTGGGTTTCTTTGTGAATAAACTGAAGATGAAGCCTTCGAAGATCTCCAAGAATCCGAATCTTCTACTGCTTAGCTTGGAGAAGCGGATTATTCCGAGGTGTTCAGTTCTGCAACTTTTGATGCTGGAGGGTTTGATCAAGGAAGATACTAGCATCTTTTATATAGTCAAAATGACTGAGAAGAACTTCATGAAGAAATTTGTGAGCAAGTATCAAAATGAGGTTCCTGATGTTGTTAGAGCACACCAAGGGAAGATAGAATTTCAAGGGCTCCCCATAGCCATGGAAATGTGACTACTTTGGATATAATCAAATGCGGGATTGCCTAAAGATCATGAGTTCAGGTTTAGTTCAACATGTCTGCAGTTGGACGTTTCTTCGTCTCAGGAATTTGTAGGGTAAAACATTTTGAGGAGTTGTTTCAGCAACTTTTTATGGTGATCTATCTGTGTTGTTCAGTTTAGGTGAGAACTAGAAACTTGTCAATGTTGAGGTGAACGTTCCATGCTTACAGTGGACCTTGTCTGCCTTGTTGGTAGTGATAACTTATGGTGCTATTAATTTGATCTTACATTGCAGGAGAAGCAAACCCTGGCCTTATTTGTTAGAGCATTTCAAATGTTGAGGCATTCTGGTATGTTTAGGTGTGGGAAGACTGTATGGCCTCATGATCACATAAAATCTTTATGTTTGTTTCTCTTTAGATCTAATGTTAAATCCACAAATCCAAGCTTCAACTTGGAGTTGAAGTCAGTGATCGCCCTGATTGGAGTGGGAGTCCATTGATTTAGAGTCGGATTCCAACTCCGAGTCAAGTCTAACTCCAATTCAGTTCCAAACAATCTGTTCGGGCATGAAGTCGGAGTTGCTACTGGAAGTTAGGTTTTTGACCCTTTTTTCCTGCACTTTATCAGCGCccaaatagaaaaagaatagtCAAATTAGACAAAAATACAACCTAAGAATCTCTCAAATACCCCAGATTTGTCATCACACACAACACAAAGACAGACAGGAGACTGACTTGAAATGCCAGCATAAGCACAAAACACAAGGATAATACTGTTTCAAATACTTCCAGCATCGCATTCTAGCCAATTTACCGTGGCTTCTACTGCCAGCTTGTTCCTCTGTCACCTTGTCCAACTTTGGTGTTTAGATAAAACTTAAGgttaaatattaataccaaaacTTTGGTTTGATTTTTAGATTCGATTCATCTTTATactttccattttaatttatttattataattttaataatttttggtATATTCCGTTATGAGGCATCACTGTTATCTTGGTTATCCTTCTAAATGAATAATGAACAGAGAATTCATTCTAATGATCACAATAAATTAAACGTGtaaatataaatctaaaaatcAAAGAAACCATTTGAAAACAGTCAAAACCTAAGAACCCTTACTttcataaagttttttttttctcgtttgtacaagaaaaaatctattcatcagtCGGTTCTAATTTCCTACACCAAACACCGTAGACCAGGTTTGCCACTTCACGGTTTGAAAccagagaaattctatttgtgGGGACTGCATGTGCAGACACattattaaatgaaagaaaacatcattttaagtGGTGTTAGTGAAATATTAGATCAGAATACGcagcggaagcgatattaccttacaggaaatatctcggatctagtgcggttgttccacgGATTATCCAGCGTCGTTGTTTGTCCACGATCTTtgcatcgatggtggagtgtgctacgtggtaataccagagcaacactcacacgttccacagcctagatgccgtgactagagagaaccattttGAGAGAAAGATCGTTCTTGATGCAAGTGTCTATTCcaaagagggggagagactatgtaaatagcctctcTAGTGTAACCCCCTAGCAAGCCATTAAGGGCCATCCATCAAGCCTCATGAAAtggcttaagagccacttcataatCCCTAAGAGGAGGTGAAGGCGGTTGTTCCACGGATTATCTAGCGTCGTTATTCGTCCACGATCTTtgca includes:
- the LOC121237734 gene encoding uncharacterized protein LOC121237734 yields the protein MFRLISVKLPQQLRRRASPICHGHLFSTSSLKPISDPPNSTDPKSLTVSFLRDSCGLSLELATSASKKLNIENVENPNSVLNLLRTHGLTQNHIMHLISSRPLLLSADLGNTLKPNMELFKSLGFSGANLAKMLTRYPNLLVSDAYTAFDFFRAHGFSDKQIKTLTMKCPELYVYNAQKILQPKLEFFKSLGLSDLEITKLLSVDPYILTRSLEKQIIPCIQELRRFLGTDENVLKAIRRCYGVIQSDVVHILQPNINKLISHGVPQSLVLKLFFIRPLSLNSICGNRFSEIVNEVMKLGFDPNCLKFVLAIVSMSLNGKTLWEQKVEAFRSFGLSDDDICSAFKRQPLCMAISEKKIKKMMGFFVNKLKMKPSKISKNPNLLLLSLEKRIIPRCSVLQLLMLEGLIKEDTSIFYIVKMTEKNFMKKFVSKYQNEVPDVVRAHQGKIEFQGLPIAMEM